The Nitrospinota bacterium DNA segment GCTCAAGAGCTTCGAACAGGGAAGCGTAGGCTTCATCATTCGGTTGTTCATCAGGCTTCGGTTGATGGGTCTTCTGCAACTCAAGCGTTTTTTGAAAATAGGAGAGACCTGCCTGCCATTCACATTTGCGCCAATGAGAAACTCCCAGAAGGGTCAGAACAGCTGTTTGACCGATAACATCCTCGGTCAGCTGTTGAATTTTTAACGCCTCATGAAAATGGGTCATGGCTTTTTTCAACTGCGCCATTTCCCAGTAAACACATCCGAGATTAGCCAAAGCCACCGCCTGGTCTCTTTCATTTCCGGTCTTTTCAACGAGGGTCAGGGCTTTAGATAGAAAAGAAGCCGCTTGGGTCAATTGGCGATTTTTCTGACAAACCAACCCCAACTGCCTTAAAGCAGACAACTCTCCTTTGATGTCTTTATTCTCTCTGGCGGATTTTAACTGGTCTTCCAGTATGGCAATATTCACATCGATCCTTATTCTACTTCTGGTATAAAGTAATGATATCCTGCAGATAAATTTATAGATGATTCATTACGGAGGAGCCATGCCCCCCTTTCAAGAAATAGACATCCATAAAGTTAAAGAATTGGTGGATCAGCAAAGTGCTAACATCGTGGACATTCGTGATCCGGGGTCTTATTCCAGCGGACACATCCCGTCGGCGGTCCCGGTGAGCGATGCCAATGTTAAAGAGTTTACCGAAAATACAAATAAAGAAACACCTCTGGTGGTTTGCTGCTATCACGGAATCTCCAGTCAGGGAGCCGCCGCCTATTTTGCCAAT contains these protein-coding regions:
- a CDS encoding tetratricopeptide repeat protein encodes the protein MNIAILEDQLKSARENKDIKGELSALRQLGLVCQKNRQLTQAASFLSKALTLVEKTGNERDQAVALANLGCVYWEMAQLKKAMTHFHEALKIQQLTEDVIGQTAVLTLLGVSHWRKCEWQAGLSYFQKTLELQKTHQPKPDEQPNDEAYASLFEALERGVQTLQNRVHLGREQNDPLKIMQPLFSMIPLYLFTGRGSEVESLLREAGALAEVLHKKDIMDMIPILNGFIRDFL
- the glpE gene encoding thiosulfate sulfurtransferase GlpE, which produces MPPFQEIDIHKVKELVDQQSANIVDIRDPGSYSSGHIPSAVPVSDANVKEFTENTNKETPLVVCCYHGISSQGAAAYFANQGFKEVYSMTGGFEAWRGIYPAE